From Chryseobacterium salivictor, a single genomic window includes:
- a CDS encoding tRNA threonylcarbamoyladenosine dehydratase, with the protein MKKDWLERTELLIKKNGVEKLQKANLLVIGLGGVGSFAAEFLARAGVGKMTIVDGDTVDLTNINRQLPALNSTLGKPKVEVVGDRLLDINPDLKLTQLNQFLNPEDMDTIFDNQQYDYVLDCIDSVSPKVTLILNARRRKVKIVSCMGAGGKMDPSKVLVRDIHKTQSCHLAKQVRKRLKTENIDKGIRCVFSTEIQDEKSLKMTDGTNFKRSFYGTISYIPAIFGLYAAAEVINYLIKRDE; encoded by the coding sequence ATGAAAAAAGACTGGCTCGAAAGAACAGAATTGCTGATTAAAAAAAACGGTGTAGAAAAACTGCAGAAAGCCAATCTATTGGTGATTGGTTTGGGTGGAGTTGGCTCATTTGCTGCGGAGTTTTTGGCCAGAGCTGGAGTGGGAAAAATGACGATTGTTGATGGTGACACTGTAGATTTAACAAATATTAACCGCCAACTTCCAGCCTTGAATTCTACCCTTGGAAAACCAAAAGTTGAAGTGGTTGGAGACCGGCTTTTAGACATTAATCCCGATTTAAAACTGACACAGTTGAATCAGTTTCTAAATCCCGAGGACATGGATACCATTTTCGATAACCAACAGTATGATTATGTTTTAGATTGCATTGACAGCGTTTCGCCAAAAGTTACGCTGATTCTGAATGCCCGCCGCCGGAAAGTGAAAATTGTAAGCTGTATGGGAGCTGGCGGGAAAATGGATCCTTCAAAAGTGTTGGTGCGGGATATTCACAAAACGCAAAGTTGCCATCTTGCCAAACAGGTTCGCAAACGGCTGAAAACGGAAAATATAGACAAAGGAATCAGGTGTGTTTTTTCTACTGAAATTCAGGATGAAAAAAGTTTGAAAATGACCGACGGAACAAATTTTAAAAGATCTTTTTACGGAACCATCAGTTATATTCCCGCTATTTTCGGGCTTTATGCTGCGGCAGAAGTCATTAATTATTTAATAAAAAGAGATGAGTGA
- the rnpA gene encoding ribonuclease P protein component, with protein MSDCKFPTEEKLKHKKEIGLLFEKGKWKTCDHVRIITLNLDKKPQEGFSFNNQKVGVSVSKRHFKKAHDRNRIKRLLRECYRLNKELFIEKFGTNSLSMLFWVSTEMPARFEIVEKNFLKLCESVK; from the coding sequence ATGAGTGATTGCAAATTTCCGACAGAGGAAAAGCTGAAACATAAGAAAGAAATCGGTTTGCTTTTTGAGAAAGGCAAATGGAAAACGTGTGACCATGTAAGAATCATAACACTCAATTTAGATAAAAAACCGCAGGAAGGTTTCTCTTTTAACAATCAAAAAGTCGGAGTTTCTGTTTCCAAAAGACATTTTAAAAAAGCCCATGACCGAAACAGAATCAAAAGATTATTGCGGGAATGTTATCGGTTAAACAAAGAACTGTTCATTGAAAAATTTGGAACGAACTCACTGTCAATGCTGTTTTGGGTTTCTACCGAAATGCCTGCCCGCTTTGAGATTGTAGAAAAGAATTTTTTAAAGCTTTGTGAATCAGTGAAGTGA
- a CDS encoding DUF4126 domain-containing protein, with product MFDNIPYLPYVLSAFMGVGLAAATGFRIFLPMFAVSLASYMGWIPMNESFAWLAGLPVLITTGIATVVEILAYYIPFVDHLLDTMSVPLATIAGSVMFASQFADLGTFPQWTLALIAGGGTAAAISSGFAGTRAASTATTGGLGNSVVATTETAGAGVMSILAMAAPIIAFIVTIILIIIVLVLGRKLWRKFQNFKTDRTSKTINVEAVDRRNIE from the coding sequence ATGTTTGATAATATTCCTTATTTGCCTTATGTTCTGAGTGCTTTTATGGGCGTTGGTTTAGCTGCAGCAACTGGATTCAGGATTTTTCTGCCGATGTTTGCCGTAAGTCTCGCTTCTTACATGGGCTGGATTCCGATGAATGAGAGTTTCGCATGGCTTGCCGGTTTACCTGTTTTAATTACCACGGGTATTGCAACAGTTGTTGAAATTCTTGCCTATTATATTCCTTTCGTAGATCATCTTTTGGATACCATGTCGGTGCCCTTGGCGACCATTGCGGGTTCTGTGATGTTTGCGAGTCAGTTTGCAGATTTAGGAACTTTTCCCCAATGGACTTTAGCATTAATTGCCGGTGGCGGAACGGCTGCTGCAATCAGTTCGGGTTTTGCCGGAACTCGTGCTGCATCAACCGCAACTACTGGGGGATTAGGGAATTCGGTTGTCGCAACCACCGAAACTGCTGGCGCCGGAGTAATGTCAATTTTAGCTATGGCTGCACCAATTATCGCATTTATTGTGACGATTATTTTAATTATAATTGTTTTGGTTTTGGGCCGAAAACTTTGGCGGAAATTTCAAAACTTTAAGACAGACCGAACTTCGAAAACAATCAATGTAGAAGCGGTTGACCGCAGGAATATAGAATAA
- a CDS encoding superantigen-like protein SSL4 has product MNRRILELAKNPDQFQIKDLELLSSEINKHPYIQSLRALHLLGTHRLKPENYSNELSITAAYTTDKKILYQLINAVKETKPSIESIPETITPKETETAPKNKFTEIESKVTETPKAVYVNGELNRILFEGEEDFLERETETIDLESSLEAGQIVTQKTEKLINAEEKEAFSEIEDAETFSTETIIKEKIVSEEKAVIENPSELSFHETAEFLPDTKVEPKAITKEVQEFEESSDSESFSKETIIEEDLILQEKPTVEDPSELSFHATDDFLPNVKIASNPEKAEIQETAKPALNKHEEEMKRLIAEVEEKMKASKKQKTPSQTKDESPQSAEVNFSETQSFEIEKAEQKNSEKPENIQKTEHLIKEKTQIQPVEISQKTIELETEFIQEEKPVWKPMSFSTNIPDALISKKTEEKSVGKEDIKLAEAPVKTEMSGTNTEQNAVVERPVFNVSFFTQNVSALEKANREEETQTFQEEGKTNEILEDSNVPDFINTWQSWLKIDRTKEEAKEKIEISITEIKNKVIENFIEKEPRISKLKEESDFVIKERNDDISHLMTETLANLYTEQKLYTKAIKAFGILSEKHPEKKPHFDDKIKQIKELRQNK; this is encoded by the coding sequence ATGAACAGACGAATTTTAGAATTAGCAAAAAACCCTGACCAATTTCAAATCAAAGATTTGGAACTGCTGAGCAGTGAGATCAACAAACATCCTTATATTCAAAGTTTGCGGGCGTTACACCTTTTAGGAACACACCGATTAAAGCCAGAAAATTATTCGAATGAACTTTCAATAACTGCCGCCTACACCACAGATAAAAAAATTCTTTATCAGTTGATTAATGCGGTGAAAGAAACTAAACCTTCTATTGAAAGCATTCCTGAAACCATTACCCCAAAAGAAACCGAAACCGCCCCAAAAAACAAATTCACCGAAATTGAATCCAAAGTAACCGAAACCCCAAAAGCAGTTTATGTTAATGGTGAATTGAACAGGATTTTATTTGAAGGTGAAGAAGATTTTCTCGAGAGAGAAACCGAAACCATCGATTTAGAATCCTCTCTGGAAGCCGGGCAAATTGTAACACAAAAAACCGAAAAATTAATCAATGCGGAGGAAAAAGAAGCGTTCTCCGAAATAGAGGATGCCGAAACTTTCAGCACTGAAACTATTATTAAAGAGAAAATTGTTTCCGAAGAAAAAGCGGTTATTGAAAACCCTTCTGAACTTAGTTTTCACGAAACGGCAGAATTTCTACCTGATACTAAAGTGGAACCGAAAGCCATTACCAAAGAAGTTCAGGAATTCGAAGAAAGTTCGGATTCTGAATCCTTCAGCAAAGAAACAATTATTGAGGAAGATCTTATTTTGCAGGAAAAACCCACTGTAGAAGATCCAAGTGAGCTAAGTTTTCACGCTACAGATGATTTTTTACCGAACGTTAAAATAGCTTCAAATCCGGAAAAAGCAGAAATTCAGGAAACGGCAAAACCTGCTTTGAACAAACATGAAGAAGAAATGAAACGCCTGATTGCCGAAGTGGAGGAAAAAATGAAAGCCTCGAAAAAGCAGAAAACTCCGTCACAAACAAAAGACGAATCTCCCCAAAGCGCTGAAGTTAATTTTTCTGAAACCCAAAGTTTTGAAATCGAAAAAGCAGAGCAAAAAAATAGTGAAAAACCTGAAAATATTCAAAAAACAGAACATTTAATTAAAGAAAAAACACAAATTCAACCCGTTGAAATTTCTCAAAAAACAATTGAACTTGAAACAGAATTTATTCAAGAAGAGAAACCTGTTTGGAAGCCAATGTCATTTTCCACCAACATTCCCGATGCTTTAATTTCTAAAAAAACAGAAGAAAAATCGGTAGGAAAAGAAGACATTAAATTAGCAGAAGCTCCGGTCAAAACTGAAATGTCCGGAACGAACACAGAGCAAAACGCCGTGGTTGAGCGACCGGTTTTCAATGTTTCGTTTTTTACCCAAAATGTTTCGGCGCTCGAAAAAGCAAACAGGGAAGAGGAAACTCAAACCTTTCAAGAAGAGGGAAAAACCAACGAAATCTTAGAAGACAGCAATGTTCCTGATTTCATCAACACCTGGCAAAGCTGGCTGAAAATCGACCGGACTAAAGAGGAAGCCAAAGAGAAAATAGAAATATCGATAACGGAAATTAAAAACAAAGTCATCGAAAACTTCATCGAAAAAGAACCGAGAATATCGAAACTCAAAGAGGAATCGGATTTCGTAATCAAAGAAAGAAATGACGATATTTCGCATTTGATGACCGAGACTTTAGCCAACCTTTATACCGAACAAAAACTATACACGAAAGCGATTAAAGCCTTCGGAATCTTATCCGAAAAACATCCGGAAAAGAAACCTCATTTTGATGATAAAATAAAGCAAATCAAAGAATTAAGGCAAAACAAATAA
- a CDS encoding LptE family protein, which yields MKRFQTAKPTLQAEKTRFIRLFFLGSFSLALLTSCYSFTGSSLSPETKTIEIRDFPNNAPLMNASLSQEFSTAIQNRFLQRTTLKGTKEKPDILIEGEITDYSITPTTISSSVNAPGGNIQAAQNKLTITVKVHYENHVPNEENKSFDRVYSDEAVFSSDLDINTIETSQVKVVNERIINKIFNDIVANW from the coding sequence ATGAAGAGATTTCAAACAGCAAAACCTACATTGCAAGCCGAGAAAACCCGCTTCATCCGGCTCTTTTTCCTTGGCTCTTTTTCCTTGGCTCTTCTAACCAGTTGTTACAGTTTCACCGGATCATCATTAAGCCCCGAAACTAAAACGATTGAAATACGTGATTTCCCTAACAATGCACCTCTGATGAATGCCAGTTTATCGCAGGAATTTTCCACAGCGATCCAAAACAGGTTTTTGCAGCGAACAACTTTAAAAGGGACAAAAGAAAAGCCGGACATTTTAATTGAGGGAGAAATTACAGATTACTCCATTACGCCAACGACCATTTCCAGTTCAGTAAATGCACCGGGTGGAAATATTCAGGCTGCCCAAAACAAACTGACCATTACAGTGAAAGTACATTATGAAAACCACGTTCCTAATGAGGAAAACAAAAGTTTCGACCGGGTTTATTCTGACGAGGCGGTTTTCAGCAGCGACTTAGACATCAACACCATCGAAACCTCCCAGGTTAAAGTGGTGAATGAGCGAATCATCAATAAAATTTTTAATGATATTGTAGCCAACTGGTAA
- a CDS encoding sigma-54 interaction domain-containing protein has product MTDLQSIKTRFGIIGNYPVLNRALQKAIQVAPTDISVLVMGESGVGKEFIPKIIHGESRRKHQPYIVVNCGAIPEGTIDSELFGHEKGAFTGATSTRKGYFEVADGGTIFLDEVGELPVQTQVRLLRVLESGEFMKVGSSQVQKTNVRIVAATNVNMLNAINDGRFREDLYYRLNTVQIDMPALRERKGDIHLLFRKFAIDFAEKYRMPELVLTDDAINYLENYPFPGNIRQLRNLVEQMTVVEQERTVNSVKLAEYIPIQTQLPAVIQNGSGRSSNDFNSEREIMYKILFDMRNDLNDLKSLTSELIKNRENSDFSHHEKNLINRVFTPETQVQNPNSMLYFENQNQYQNPIISKTEEEYSDVEDIEIEETKADSLSLQNNERELIVKALEKHKGRRNKAADELGISQRTLYRKIKQYNLED; this is encoded by the coding sequence ATGACAGACTTACAATCCATAAAGACACGCTTTGGAATTATCGGAAATTATCCGGTCCTTAATCGGGCATTGCAAAAAGCAATTCAGGTAGCACCCACAGATATTTCTGTTTTGGTAATGGGAGAAAGTGGTGTGGGAAAAGAATTTATTCCTAAAATCATTCACGGGGAATCCAGAAGGAAACACCAACCATATATCGTGGTAAACTGCGGCGCAATACCGGAAGGGACCATTGATTCCGAATTATTTGGCCACGAAAAAGGAGCTTTCACCGGTGCAACTTCTACCCGAAAAGGATATTTCGAAGTCGCAGATGGCGGAACTATTTTCCTGGATGAAGTCGGCGAACTGCCTGTTCAGACACAAGTCCGTCTTCTTCGTGTTTTGGAAAGTGGCGAATTTATGAAAGTGGGTTCTTCCCAAGTCCAAAAAACCAATGTGAGAATTGTAGCCGCAACCAATGTGAATATGCTGAACGCCATTAATGACGGAAGATTCCGCGAAGATTTATATTACAGATTAAATACCGTACAAATCGACATGCCGGCTTTGCGTGAAAGAAAAGGTGATATACACTTGCTTTTCAGGAAATTCGCCATTGATTTTGCGGAAAAATATAGAATGCCGGAATTGGTTCTTACTGACGACGCCATTAATTATTTAGAAAACTATCCTTTCCCTGGAAATATCCGTCAGCTGCGAAATCTGGTAGAACAAATGACAGTTGTGGAACAGGAAAGAACGGTCAACTCTGTGAAGTTAGCAGAATACATTCCGATACAGACCCAACTTCCAGCGGTGATTCAAAATGGAAGCGGCAGATCGTCGAACGATTTTAATTCGGAGCGCGAGATCATGTACAAGATTCTTTTCGACATGCGAAATGACCTTAATGATTTAAAATCCTTAACTTCAGAACTGATAAAAAATCGTGAAAACAGTGATTTCAGTCATCACGAAAAAAATCTGATTAACCGTGTTTTCACCCCTGAAACTCAGGTTCAGAATCCGAATTCAATGCTCTATTTTGAAAATCAAAATCAATATCAAAACCCGATAATTTCAAAAACAGAGGAGGAATACAGCGATGTAGAAGATATCGAAATCGAAGAAACAAAAGCAGATTCCTTATCGCTTCAAAACAACGAAAGAGAACTGATTGTCAAAGCATTAGAAAAACACAAAGGCAGACGAAATAAAGCGGCAGATGAACTGGGAATTTCCCAAAGAACCCTGTACCGAAAAATTAAACAATATAATTTAGAAGACTAA
- a CDS encoding PDDEXK nuclease domain-containing protein, whose translation MYINYYDREVKLEDGNKTIGIILCQDKSEALVRYTLPENNEQIFASKCLTILPSKESLKKLLEENTFEI comes from the coding sequence ATGTACATAAACTATTACGACAGAGAAGTAAAATTAGAGGACGGGAATAAGACCATAGGAATCATTCTTTGTCAAGATAAAAGCGAAGCCTTGGTACGCTATACATTGCCAGAAAACAATGAGCAGATATTTGCGAGTAAATGCTTAACCATTTTGCCAAGCAAAGAATCATTGAAAAAATTATTAGAGGAAAACACATTTGAAATCTGA
- the miaB gene encoding tRNA (N6-isopentenyl adenosine(37)-C2)-methylthiotransferase MiaB, with amino-acid sequence MQEKYIDETKQGEAFAIAEKPQNSKKLFLESYGCQMNFSDSEIVASILNEQGYNTTLLPEEADLILLNTCSIREKAEQTVRMRLSQFKNLKKEKPNLTVGVLGCMAERLKTKFLEEEHLVDLVVGPDAYRDLPNLLKETEGGRDAINVILSKEETYADISPVRLGGNGVTAFVTITRGCDNMCTFCVVPFTRGRERSRDPHSIIEECKELWTNGYKEITLLGQNVDSYLWFGGGAKKDFKKATEIQQLTAINFAQLMEMVAVAVPEMRIRFSTSNPHDMSTEVFKVMAKYDNICKYVHLPVQSGSDRMLEKMNRQHTRAEYLALINKAKELIPEVSFSQDMIIGFCGETEEDHQLTLSLMREVEYDYGYMFAYSERPGTPAEKKMEDDIPADVKQRRLAEVIALQGELSRKRMQGYVGRNHEILIEGTSKKNPNQWKGRNSQNAVCVFDKLEGQKLGDIVTVFVHGNTQGTLLGETV; translated from the coding sequence GTGCAAGAAAAATATATAGACGAAACCAAACAAGGGGAAGCCTTTGCCATAGCAGAAAAACCACAAAACTCTAAAAAATTGTTTCTGGAAAGCTACGGCTGCCAGATGAATTTTTCTGACTCGGAAATTGTTGCTTCGATTTTGAACGAGCAAGGCTACAACACGACTCTACTGCCGGAAGAAGCAGATCTTATTTTACTGAACACATGCTCGATCCGTGAAAAAGCAGAACAAACCGTCCGGATGCGACTTTCTCAGTTTAAAAATTTAAAAAAAGAAAAACCAAATTTAACCGTAGGCGTTTTAGGATGCATGGCGGAACGTTTGAAAACCAAATTTCTGGAAGAAGAACATTTGGTTGATTTGGTTGTTGGACCAGATGCTTACAGAGATTTACCCAATTTATTAAAAGAAACAGAAGGGGGCCGCGATGCCATCAATGTTATTTTATCCAAAGAAGAAACGTATGCCGATATCAGCCCGGTTCGTTTAGGTGGAAACGGTGTTACCGCTTTTGTGACGATTACCCGTGGTTGCGATAATATGTGTACGTTCTGCGTCGTTCCTTTTACACGTGGTCGTGAGCGCAGCCGTGATCCTCATTCAATCATTGAAGAATGCAAAGAATTGTGGACCAATGGTTACAAAGAAATTACGCTGCTCGGACAAAATGTAGATTCTTATCTCTGGTTTGGAGGCGGCGCTAAAAAAGACTTTAAAAAAGCGACTGAAATTCAGCAGTTGACAGCAATTAATTTCGCACAGTTAATGGAAATGGTGGCCGTAGCAGTTCCGGAAATGAGAATCAGATTCTCAACTTCTAATCCGCACGATATGAGTACGGAGGTTTTCAAGGTCATGGCGAAATATGACAATATCTGCAAATATGTTCACCTTCCCGTACAAAGTGGAAGCGACAGAATGTTGGAAAAAATGAACCGTCAACATACCCGTGCAGAATATCTGGCTTTAATTAATAAAGCAAAAGAGCTGATTCCTGAAGTTTCATTTTCACAGGATATGATTATCGGATTCTGTGGCGAAACAGAAGAAGATCACCAACTGACTTTAAGTTTAATGCGCGAAGTAGAATACGATTACGGTTATATGTTTGCGTATTCGGAACGCCCGGGAACTCCGGCAGAGAAAAAAATGGAAGACGATATTCCGGCGGATGTTAAACAAAGAAGATTGGCAGAAGTAATTGCATTGCAAGGCGAACTTTCCCGAAAAAGAATGCAGGGTTATGTGGGCCGAAATCACGAAATCCTGATTGAAGGAACTTCCAAAAAAAATCCCAACCAGTGGAAAGGCAGAAATTCTCAGAATGCAGTTTGTGTTTTCGATAAACTCGAAGGCCAGAAATTGGGCGATATTGTGACGGTTTTCGTTCATGGAAATACACAGGGAACGCTTTTGGGGGAAACGGTTTAG
- a CDS encoding energy transducer TonB produces MKKIFLLLIFASVFSYAQEVEDLQEGYFFSENSKNFFRVDIKKPYDYYKVTSCSDDSQFTRAQFDGGDAAFNRELFKYISAYVDKEIYVVNGTFFLHLNIDKDGKVTNLEVTPKVANSEGFLRDLKFAVKKIKKTWTPSKCNNVPVDSRIRIKLNFVTESVDA; encoded by the coding sequence ATGAAAAAAATATTTTTGCTATTAATTTTTGCTTCCGTTTTTTCTTACGCCCAAGAAGTAGAAGATTTGCAGGAAGGTTATTTTTTCTCTGAAAACAGTAAAAATTTCTTCAGAGTTGATATTAAAAAACCTTACGATTACTATAAAGTAACCTCTTGTTCGGATGATTCCCAGTTTACAAGAGCACAATTCGACGGCGGTGATGCCGCTTTTAACAGAGAACTGTTCAAATATATTTCGGCTTATGTAGATAAAGAAATTTATGTGGTAAACGGAACTTTCTTTCTTCACCTCAATATCGATAAAGATGGAAAAGTCACCAATCTGGAAGTCACGCCGAAAGTTGCAAACAGCGAAGGATTTTTACGTGATCTGAAATTCGCTGTCAAAAAAATCAAAAAAACCTGGACGCCCTCAAAATGCAATAATGTGCCGGTCGATTCTAGAATCCGGATTAAATTAAATTTCGTCACAGAAAGTGTTGACGCCTAA
- the lysA gene encoding diaminopimelate decarboxylase, with product MTDKNLIKIAEEFGTPTYVYDAESIKNHYEKLTSSFHKSTRFFYAAKALTNINILKYIKNLGAGLDCVSINEVKLGLKAGFTHNNILFTPNCVDLLEIEEAMKLKVHINIDNISILEQFGTKYGNTYPIFVRINPHIYAGGNHKISTGHIDSKFGISIHQLRHITRVMKSTNLLIEGLHMHTGSEIKDPEVFIQGLEIMFELAEHFPDLKYIDMGSGFKVPYQEGDIETDVKTLGKKVEKVLAEYHKESGIKFELWFEPGKYLVSTSGHFLVKSNVIKQTTATVFVGINSGFNHLIRPMFYDSHHIIDNLSNPKGAERIYTVVGNICETDTFAWDRKLNEVRENDILVFRNAGAYGFEMSSNFNSRLKPAEVLFLDGKAHLIRRREEFDDLLKNQIEVL from the coding sequence ATGACAGATAAAAATTTAATTAAAATCGCCGAGGAATTCGGAACGCCCACCTACGTTTATGACGCAGAAAGCATCAAAAATCATTATGAAAAACTCACCTCATCGTTTCATAAAAGCACCCGCTTTTTTTATGCTGCAAAAGCACTGACGAATATTAATATTTTAAAATACATTAAAAACTTAGGTGCCGGTTTAGACTGCGTTTCAATCAATGAGGTAAAACTGGGTCTGAAAGCAGGATTCACGCACAACAATATTCTCTTCACGCCCAACTGTGTCGATTTATTGGAAATCGAAGAAGCGATGAAATTAAAAGTTCATATCAATATCGATAATATTTCAATACTGGAGCAGTTTGGCACCAAATACGGCAATACCTATCCGATTTTTGTCAGAATCAATCCGCATATTTATGCAGGTGGAAATCACAAAATATCGACCGGTCATATCGATTCTAAATTCGGAATTTCTATCCATCAGCTTCGTCACATTACCCGGGTAATGAAATCGACAAACCTTTTAATAGAAGGTCTTCACATGCATACCGGAAGTGAAATTAAAGATCCGGAAGTATTTATTCAGGGACTCGAAATTATGTTTGAACTGGCCGAGCATTTCCCCGATTTAAAATATATCGATATGGGAAGCGGCTTCAAAGTCCCTTATCAGGAAGGCGACATCGAAACCGACGTGAAAACTTTGGGCAAAAAAGTAGAAAAAGTTCTGGCGGAATACCATAAAGAAAGCGGAATAAAATTCGAATTATGGTTTGAACCGGGAAAATATCTGGTGAGCACAAGTGGACATTTTTTGGTAAAATCAAACGTGATCAAACAAACAACCGCCACCGTTTTCGTGGGAATTAATTCCGGTTTCAATCATTTAATCCGCCCGATGTTTTACGATTCTCACCACATTATCGACAACTTGTCAAATCCAAAAGGAGCGGAAAGAATTTACACCGTCGTGGGAAACATCTGTGAAACTGACACTTTTGCCTGGGACAGAAAATTAAATGAAGTCCGTGAAAATGATATTTTAGTTTTCAGAAACGCCGGCGCTTACGGTTTTGAAATGAGTTCTAATTTTAACTCACGCTTAAAGCCTGCAGAAGTTCTGTTCCTTGATGGAAAAGCACATTTAATAAGAAGGCGCGAGGAATTCGATGATTTGCTGAAAAATCAAATCGAAGTTTTGTAA
- a CDS encoding 3'-5' exonuclease → MYSVIDIESNGAPFRKESIIEIAVYKYDGHRIIDQFISLVNPERDITPFVQKLTQISPKMVRTAPKFHEIAKRIVEITEHTTLVGHNIEFDYRMLRQEFKRLGYEFKINTIDTIPLAKKLIPEAESYNLGKLVKSLGIPLVDQHRASGDAKATLELFKLLMIKDKDSEIIQQHHDEVNSKSYLNKIRDLTQDLPAEKGILYFQNREGEIIYSEFVDDLNKSSKNIFHSKSKRWVTVQEDVEQIQYELTGSDILAKLMMRTKGLKKKESLPFGLYHKSEKYFVDKITNQKVDKPLLKFKSFTQGIKAVSFINGRPELKEIKNLEQLITINKTDELWLSPGRILGEKSFLQFEKGKLIAYGFYELYTQIESLKKLSGLKINIDFPTEDLKNDLKMGLLRGDFEIIPTPLK, encoded by the coding sequence TTGTACTCAGTAATAGATATAGAAAGTAACGGTGCCCCTTTCCGGAAGGAGAGTATCATCGAAATCGCCGTATATAAATATGACGGCCACCGGATTATAGATCAGTTTATTTCTTTGGTCAATCCGGAGCGAGACATCACCCCGTTTGTTCAGAAATTAACCCAAATTTCACCGAAAATGGTGAGAACTGCGCCGAAGTTCCATGAGATCGCAAAAAGAATTGTAGAAATCACCGAACACACCACTTTGGTTGGACACAATATCGAATTTGATTACCGGATGCTCCGACAGGAATTCAAGCGGTTAGGTTACGAGTTCAAAATCAATACGATAGACACCATTCCTTTAGCCAAAAAATTAATTCCTGAGGCCGAAAGTTATAATTTGGGGAAACTGGTAAAGTCGCTGGGAATTCCGCTGGTTGACCAACACCGTGCGTCGGGGGACGCCAAGGCGACGTTGGAACTGTTCAAATTATTGATGATTAAAGACAAGGATTCCGAAATCATTCAACAACATCATGACGAAGTTAATTCGAAATCTTATTTGAATAAAATCCGGGATCTAACACAGGATCTGCCTGCAGAAAAAGGAATTCTCTATTTTCAGAACAGAGAGGGGGAAATCATTTATTCAGAATTTGTGGACGATCTTAATAAATCTTCCAAAAACATTTTCCACTCGAAATCAAAGCGTTGGGTTACCGTTCAGGAGGACGTAGAACAGATTCAGTATGAATTAACCGGAAGCGATATTCTGGCAAAACTGATGATGAGAACCAAAGGCCTGAAAAAGAAAGAATCGTTACCGTTTGGGCTTTACCACAAAAGTGAAAAATATTTCGTCGATAAAATCACCAATCAAAAAGTAGACAAACCACTGTTGAAATTTAAATCCTTTACGCAGGGAATAAAAGCGGTGAGTTTCATCAACGGAAGACCCGAATTAAAGGAAATAAAAAATCTTGAACAATTAATTACCATTAATAAAACCGATGAACTATGGTTGTCACCCGGAAGGATTTTAGGAGAAAAATCATTCTTACAATTTGAAAAAGGAAAACTCATTGCGTACGGCTTTTACGAATTATATACCCAAATCGAATCTTTGAAAAAATTATCGGGTTTAAAAATTAACATCGATTTCCCAACCGAAGATTTGAAAAATGATTTGAAAATGGGGCTTTTACGGGGTGATTTTGAAATAATTCCAACTCCTTTAAAATAA